In Sporosarcina psychrophila, a genomic segment contains:
- a CDS encoding MerR family transcriptional regulator — MERNTYRTSQLFEILGVSRDALRYYEKQGIVKPNHDESNNYRQYNDYDIYTLLVADFYIKRNLSMKEVRKLQEGRAIEELETLLEVKAEQLEETIRNKKFMLQKIKETKVFCEELKEHLNQYSIRKFPTYEVIDEFSDFYSFLEYPALLQNMDMMKDDILSKIMREFTFDENGFLDSKMYIVEKHETIHKENIGCYLQYSKCIYTIVEDGRYQNGNSDIKYKVFESTVEWGNEQGLKPKGVAFVNTRLITYLDNKERAFLEIYVPVEEE; from the coding sequence ATGGAAAGGAATACTTATAGAACAAGTCAATTATTTGAAATTCTAGGTGTATCAAGAGATGCACTTAGGTATTACGAGAAACAAGGAATTGTAAAACCAAACCATGATGAATCAAATAATTATCGACAGTATAATGATTATGATATATATACATTATTGGTAGCGGATTTTTATATAAAGAGAAACTTATCGATGAAAGAAGTTAGAAAACTACAAGAAGGAAGAGCAATAGAAGAACTGGAAACTTTATTAGAAGTAAAAGCCGAACAATTAGAAGAAACCATACGAAATAAAAAATTCATGCTTCAAAAAATAAAAGAAACAAAAGTATTCTGTGAGGAATTAAAAGAACACTTAAACCAATACTCCATAAGGAAATTCCCAACCTATGAAGTAATTGATGAGTTTTCTGACTTTTATTCCTTTCTGGAGTATCCTGCTTTATTGCAAAATATGGATATGATGAAGGATGATATTCTTAGCAAAATCATGAGGGAATTTACTTTTGATGAAAACGGGTTTCTAGATTCCAAGATGTATATTGTTGAAAAGCATGAAACGATACATAAGGAAAATATCGGATGTTATTTACAATATTCTAAATGCATCTATACAATTGTTGAGGATGGCAGGTATCAAAATGGAAATAGTGATATTAAATATAAAGTTTTTGAATCCACTGTGGAATGGGGAAACGAACAAGGACTTAAACCAAAAGGGGTTGCTTTTGTTAATACTCGTCTTATTACATATCTTGATAACAAAGAACGAGCCTTCTTAGAAATATATGTTCCTGTTGAAGAAGAGTAA
- a CDS encoding HNH endonuclease: MQSFVVMQGQTYQEEKELGIIWSLQQDSSGKERHSRLRMIEVNEGDRIFHYVKGNIVAISVAKTGCLIASNPSTMQNQECLIDDGYLVELDYHELEVPVNVLSKFDDILPLLPIKYSPFQTDANGNQGYLYPCNEELAIKLIELIGDLNIYQVDEEQLELAIGTVLQTERNTFIPMIAETESELKTKIRLGQQKFREGLLPLWDHKCVLCEIELPALLRASYSKPWKDGTSFERVDPYNGVLLCCNHDALYENGFIAFDGQGRLHISSQISEEDYEKYSMHSKMKIARTEENKPYFKWHKKNLFKK, from the coding sequence ATGCAAAGTTTCGTTGTGATGCAAGGTCAGACATATCAAGAAGAAAAAGAATTAGGGATCATTTGGTCACTGCAACAAGACAGTAGTGGGAAAGAACGTCATTCACGGCTACGAATGATAGAGGTAAATGAAGGGGATCGCATATTTCATTATGTAAAAGGAAATATTGTGGCGATTAGTGTTGCTAAAACAGGATGCTTGATAGCGAGTAATCCGTCAACTATGCAAAATCAAGAATGTTTGATTGATGATGGGTATTTAGTGGAATTGGACTATCATGAACTTGAAGTACCTGTGAATGTACTCTCGAAATTTGATGACATTTTGCCGCTTCTGCCAATTAAGTATTCACCATTTCAAACAGATGCAAATGGTAATCAAGGGTATTTATATCCTTGCAATGAGGAATTAGCAATAAAGTTAATAGAATTAATTGGCGACCTTAATATTTATCAAGTAGATGAAGAGCAGCTCGAATTAGCAATTGGTACGGTGCTTCAAACAGAGCGTAACACATTCATTCCCATGATTGCTGAAACAGAATCGGAATTGAAAACAAAGATTCGTTTAGGGCAACAAAAGTTTAGGGAAGGTTTACTACCACTCTGGGATCACAAATGTGTTCTTTGTGAGATTGAGTTACCTGCACTGCTTCGCGCAAGCTACTCTAAGCCATGGAAAGACGGTACGAGTTTTGAAAGAGTGGATCCTTATAATGGTGTCCTTCTATGTTGTAATCATGATGCGCTCTATGAGAATGGATTTATCGCATTCGATGGACAAGGTAGATTGCATATTTCATCACAGATTTCGGAAGAGGATTATGAAAAGTACAGTATGCATTCAAAAATGAAAATCGCCCGAACTGAGGAGAACAAGCCTTATTTCAAGTGGCATAAAAAAAATCTATTTAAAAAATAA
- a CDS encoding IS110 family transposase has product MNPVVGLDVAKGESQVQAFLDKSKPFGKSFSVKHTREELHRFIGFLKEIEKMTGQMPMVILESTGHYHTPVVQFMEEHDVIYILLNPIISYQAKKSSLRKVKTDAIDAYQLCVLYYKEDFEPHKNRGLQLLDLRNLSRQQEIVTNMYVEAKLQFHTILDQVFPEYRKVFGDLYSKVSLLMLEEFPTSEAVLSAGESKIAVRVAEFCPSRSVQWAREKAKKIMDAAMRNPFQKVVYQSHLINLQMYIEMLFQYQGHLSILENRIVTLANELEDYKIVQSIPGIGEKIAATIISEIGEIDRFSHPKKLVAFAGVDPRVYSSGKFTATTNRITKRGSSRLRHALYLAVLCGIRSSRNKKLKEFYGKKKSEGKPAKVAIVACINKLLHWIYALLNRKESFLDIA; this is encoded by the coding sequence ATGAATCCAGTAGTTGGCCTGGATGTGGCAAAAGGAGAAAGCCAAGTTCAGGCATTCTTAGATAAATCAAAACCGTTTGGAAAGAGCTTTTCTGTGAAGCATACCAGAGAGGAATTACATCGCTTTATTGGATTTTTAAAAGAGATAGAAAAGATGACAGGACAAATGCCTATGGTCATTCTAGAATCCACTGGTCATTATCATACCCCCGTTGTTCAATTCATGGAGGAACATGATGTTATATATATCTTGCTTAACCCTATAATTTCTTATCAGGCTAAGAAGTCCAGTTTAAGAAAGGTGAAAACGGACGCAATCGATGCGTATCAGTTGTGTGTGCTTTATTACAAAGAAGATTTTGAACCTCATAAAAACAGAGGGCTTCAGCTTTTAGACCTTCGAAATCTTTCAAGACAACAGGAGATCGTTACGAATATGTATGTAGAAGCAAAACTTCAGTTTCATACTATTTTAGATCAAGTATTTCCTGAATATCGGAAGGTTTTTGGTGATCTATATTCAAAGGTTTCTTTATTGATGTTAGAGGAATTTCCGACTTCAGAAGCCGTCTTATCAGCTGGGGAAAGTAAAATAGCCGTGCGTGTTGCAGAGTTCTGCCCTAGTCGTTCTGTCCAATGGGCAAGAGAAAAGGCAAAAAAAATAATGGATGCCGCAATGCGAAATCCATTTCAAAAAGTCGTGTATCAAAGTCACTTAATCAATCTTCAAATGTATATTGAGATGCTTTTTCAGTACCAAGGACACCTTTCAATTTTAGAGAATCGTATTGTGACCTTGGCAAATGAGCTAGAAGACTACAAGATTGTCCAATCGATTCCTGGAATAGGAGAAAAAATCGCTGCAACGATTATCTCCGAAATTGGTGAAATCGATCGGTTTAGTCATCCGAAAAAACTGGTTGCCTTTGCAGGAGTAGATCCCAGAGTTTACTCATCAGGAAAGTTCACAGCAACAACCAACCGTATTACTAAAAGAGGTTCAAGCAGACTGCGTCACGCCTTGTATCTAGCAGTATTATGTGGAATAAGAAGTTCAAGGAACAAAAAGCTTAAAGAATTCTATGGTAAGAAAAAGTCAGAAGGAAAGCCAGCCAAAGTAGCGATTGTAGCCTGTATTAATAAATTACTTCATTGGATTTATGCATTATTAAACAGAAAAGAATCTTTCCTTGATATAGCTTAA
- the sstT gene encoding serine/threonine transporter SstT — MKNLFVKWNQISLVKRIVIGIIAGLILALTVPTAASWVSIFGSLFVGALKAVAPVLVLFLVMHAISVHKSGTKTNMKAILGLYAIGTLLAGAVAVAVSFMFPVTLTLTTGAEGLSPPEGIVEVLETLLFNIVANPVNALLNANYLGILMWAVVLGLALKNANQNTKDMLGSFSDAITKVVQWVINLAPLGIMGLVFDAIVTTGLSALLVYGRLVLILVGCMLFIALVVNPLIVYVYIRRNPYPIVFKVLRESGITAFFTRSSAANIPVNMKLCEELGLDEDTYAVSIPLGATINMAGAAVTIAVLTLATVHTLGIEVDFVTALLLTVVAAVSAAGASGVAGGSLLLIPLACSLFGVPNDIAMQVVGVGFIIGVVQDSCETALNSSSDVLFTATAEYAKERKEGKVVTVKS; from the coding sequence ATGAAAAATTTATTTGTTAAATGGAATCAAATAAGTCTAGTAAAAAGGATAGTTATTGGTATTATTGCCGGCCTTATTTTAGCTTTAACCGTTCCTACTGCAGCAAGTTGGGTATCCATTTTCGGTTCTTTATTTGTAGGTGCATTAAAGGCAGTGGCACCAGTCTTAGTATTATTCTTAGTGATGCACGCAATTTCCGTGCATAAAAGCGGTACGAAAACGAATATGAAAGCGATTCTTGGGCTTTATGCGATTGGTACACTCCTAGCAGGGGCTGTCGCTGTCGCTGTGAGTTTTATGTTCCCGGTTACACTAACATTGACAACAGGAGCAGAAGGGCTTTCTCCACCAGAAGGTATTGTTGAAGTTCTTGAAACATTACTCTTTAACATAGTTGCCAATCCGGTAAATGCGTTACTAAATGCTAACTATTTAGGTATTTTAATGTGGGCAGTTGTTCTTGGGCTTGCCTTAAAAAATGCCAATCAAAATACGAAAGACATGTTAGGTAGTTTTTCAGATGCAATTACTAAAGTCGTACAATGGGTGATCAATTTAGCACCGCTTGGTATTATGGGACTTGTCTTTGATGCTATTGTAACAACTGGTCTTTCTGCTTTACTTGTATATGGTAGATTGGTTTTAATTTTAGTTGGATGTATGTTGTTTATCGCACTTGTAGTGAATCCGTTAATCGTATATGTCTATATACGCAGAAATCCATATCCAATTGTTTTCAAGGTTTTAAGAGAAAGTGGTATCACGGCATTCTTTACACGTAGTTCAGCTGCAAATATTCCAGTAAATATGAAATTATGTGAAGAACTTGGTTTAGATGAGGATACTTATGCAGTATCAATTCCTCTAGGTGCTACTATTAATATGGCTGGTGCAGCCGTTACAATTGCTGTACTAACTCTCGCAACAGTCCATACGCTTGGGATTGAAGTTGATTTTGTGACTGCACTTCTTCTTACTGTTGTTGCGGCTGTCTCAGCAGCAGGTGCATCAGGTGTTGCAGGCGGATCACTTTTACTTATCCCGCTAGCATGTAGTTTATTTGGAGTACCAAATGATATTGCCATGCAAGTGGTTGGTGTAGGCTTTATCATCGGTGTTGTTCAAGATTCTTGTGAAACTGCACTGAATTCATCTTCTGACGTACTGTTCACAGCTACAGCTGAATATGCTAAGGAACGTAAAGAGGGTAAAGTAGTTACTGTGAAGTCTTAA
- a CDS encoding class I SAM-dependent methyltransferase: MEFKGPSVYDQTDFLKNYMIRRKRNDSPNNAIEGPIIYELIGSFQDSSVLDLGCGDASFGKELLHLGAKNYTGVEGSKQMVEVARSNILQQNGTIHFETMESYDYPKEVFDLVTSRFAIHYVSDVNRLFQDVHKTLKENGRFAFSIQHPLTTSSFASKQSGDKRGNWIVDDYFQEGERKEPWIDQIVVKYHRTIENYFIALKQAGFSVLDLREGTPKREHFSSEDEFVRRQRIPIVLAFSCVK, translated from the coding sequence ATGGAATTTAAAGGACCTAGCGTCTACGATCAAACCGATTTTTTGAAAAATTATATGATTAGAAGAAAGAGAAACGATAGTCCAAATAATGCAATTGAAGGACCAATTATCTATGAGTTAATTGGGAGTTTTCAAGATAGTAGCGTCTTAGATTTAGGGTGTGGTGATGCATCGTTTGGAAAAGAACTCTTACATTTAGGAGCAAAAAACTACACAGGAGTAGAAGGTTCGAAACAAATGGTGGAAGTGGCACGCTCTAACATACTTCAACAAAACGGGACAATACACTTTGAAACAATGGAATCTTATGATTATCCAAAAGAAGTATTTGATCTTGTGACATCTCGATTTGCAATACATTATGTTTCAGACGTTAATCGCTTGTTTCAAGATGTTCATAAAACACTTAAAGAAAACGGGAGATTTGCTTTTAGTATCCAGCATCCACTTACAACTTCGTCTTTTGCTAGTAAGCAATCTGGAGATAAACGCGGTAATTGGATTGTCGATGACTACTTCCAGGAGGGGGAAAGAAAAGAGCCTTGGATTGACCAAATAGTGGTTAAGTATCATCGAACAATCGAAAATTATTTTATAGCACTTAAACAAGCTGGTTTTTCAGTTCTAGATTTACGCGAGGGTACACCAAAGCGTGAACATTTTAGTAGTGAAGATGAATTTGTTAGAAGACAACGAATTCCTATTGTACTGGCTTTTTCTTGTGTGAAGTAA
- a CDS encoding CPBP family intramembrane glutamic endopeptidase: MTNKVWNVPVYEQFTASWTSLLILFGYNLILGPLGEELGWRGFVLNDLQKRFSPLKSAIIVGLAWGFWHTPLWLMSGYSGLQLVQYIICFLCGIVAVSIIITAFYNLNHNLIIPIVIHQLFNYFLLIQVGNVLNTLTVSSVIYLIVAIVLVLVNYKKCLLR, translated from the coding sequence ATGACAAACAAAGTATGGAATGTGCCCGTATATGAACAATTTACTGCTTCATGGACTTCACTTCTTATCTTATTTGGCTACAATTTAATTCTTGGACCACTCGGGGAAGAATTAGGGTGGAGGGGATTTGTATTAAATGATTTGCAAAAAAGATTCAGTCCATTAAAATCAGCCATTATCGTTGGATTGGCTTGGGGCTTCTGGCATACACCGTTATGGCTTATGTCAGGATACTCAGGATTACAATTGGTGCAATATATCATTTGTTTCTTGTGTGGCATTGTTGCTGTATCAATCATCATAACTGCATTTTATAACTTGAATCATAATCTCATTATTCCTATTGTGATTCACCAACTTTTCAATTATTTTTTGCTCATTCAAGTTGGAAACGTACTTAATACTCTTACAGTTTCCTCTGTAATATATTTAATAGTGGCTATAGTTTTAGTTTTAGTTAATTATAAAAAGTGCTTATTGAGGTAA
- a CDS encoding NUDIX domain-containing protein — protein MATAFLIHQGSVLMMKKKKSKIFNFEFWGGIGGHMKSDELNSPMTASYREIEEETGFKKDDIKNFRLEYILLEKNSGEIRQQYVYFGETKHMNFIPSDEGELFWVPKNELSGLYTSKVISSTIEHYLNNITNTDDIFVGTMMTSNEFNPKIQWSTIKETVDF, from the coding sequence ATGGCTACTGCATTCTTAATTCATCAAGGAAGTGTACTAATGATGAAAAAGAAAAAAAGTAAAATCTTTAATTTTGAATTTTGGGGTGGAATTGGAGGTCATATGAAATCCGATGAACTTAATTCTCCAATGACGGCAAGTTACAGGGAAATTGAAGAAGAGACAGGATTTAAAAAGGATGACATCAAAAATTTCAGGCTTGAATACATACTGCTTGAGAAGAATAGCGGGGAAATACGTCAGCAATATGTCTACTTTGGAGAAACAAAGCATATGAACTTTATTCCTTCAGACGAAGGGGAATTATTTTGGGTTCCTAAGAATGAATTATCAGGTTTATACACCTCAAAAGTTATCAGTTCAACTATTGAACACTATTTGAATAACATAACTAATACCGATGATATATTTGTTGGAACGATGATGACTAGCAATGAATTTAATCCCAAAATTCAATGGTCAACTATCAAAGAGACCGTTGATTTTTAA
- a CDS encoding NUDIX hydrolase: protein MGMNYCSNCGEVLEIRVINDEEYKACSSCSFIHWGNYSVSVGALVIKEEKMLLVRRKDNPGKGKWTNPGGYIGQTELIEQSVIREVLEETGVTTKVKSIVMLGDYPGRVHNIYIGFLMEYLEGQPQPDEVEVDGAGFFSLEEMESMNVADMTRGLVRIAFDHQTIGLKLNPLPKTEFNGYTFFNV from the coding sequence ATGGGAATGAATTATTGCTCGAACTGTGGAGAAGTGTTAGAAATACGTGTCATTAATGATGAAGAGTATAAAGCATGTTCAAGCTGTTCATTTATTCATTGGGGAAATTACAGTGTAAGTGTTGGAGCTTTAGTCATAAAAGAGGAAAAAATGTTACTCGTTCGCCGTAAAGATAATCCTGGGAAAGGGAAATGGACAAACCCCGGTGGTTATATTGGTCAAACAGAACTTATTGAACAAAGTGTCATACGTGAAGTATTAGAAGAAACAGGTGTAACTACAAAAGTGAAATCGATCGTAATGTTGGGGGATTATCCAGGTCGAGTACATAATATTTATATTGGATTTTTGATGGAATATTTAGAAGGGCAGCCACAACCAGATGAAGTTGAAGTAGATGGTGCAGGCTTTTTCTCATTGGAGGAAATGGAATCAATGAATGTTGCTGATATGACTCGTGGACTGGTACGAATCGCTTTTGATCATCAAACGATTGGATTAAAATTGAACCCCTTACCAAAAACAGAATTTAATGGCTACACGTTTTTTAATGTATAA
- a CDS encoding zinc-dependent alcohol dehydrogenase family protein: MKAWKKQGVGLENLKLVDVDIPKPGPKQLLVRVKAVSLNFRDKSIMDGDYLPDLMSKPFTPVSDAAGVVIGVGSEVTKFNEGDRVVSHLYTKWTDGAPTEDYGPTAVGGPNDGGLAEYMLLDEDAAVMTPSNMTDEEASTLPIAALTVWFSLVEYGKIKAGDTVLILGTGGVSIYAIQIASALGARVIVTTSSDEKGERVRALGAKEVINYVKTPDWEKEVLKLTDGKGAQHILEVVGGDSINRSIDALAQQGNIYVIGFLKSMMAEVNLFSLLSKQARIQGIFVGHRKAFDEMNKEFNELNIKPVIDTVYPFSDAIQAYEHLGRGAFGKIVIKVSE, from the coding sequence ATGAAAGCATGGAAAAAGCAAGGCGTAGGATTGGAAAACTTAAAATTAGTAGATGTGGATATTCCGAAACCAGGTCCTAAACAACTGTTGGTACGTGTGAAGGCTGTATCCCTCAATTTCCGGGATAAATCAATTATGGATGGTGATTATTTACCAGACTTAATGAGTAAACCTTTCACACCCGTATCGGATGCAGCTGGAGTTGTAATCGGTGTGGGTTCAGAGGTAACAAAATTTAATGAAGGTGACCGGGTGGTTTCCCATCTTTACACAAAATGGACTGATGGAGCACCAACCGAGGACTATGGCCCAACTGCAGTGGGTGGACCTAATGATGGTGGTCTTGCGGAATATATGCTCCTAGACGAAGACGCAGCGGTAATGACACCTTCTAATATGACAGATGAAGAAGCGTCTACACTTCCGATTGCAGCCTTAACAGTTTGGTTTTCTTTAGTTGAATATGGAAAAATAAAAGCCGGCGATACAGTACTTATTCTTGGTACGGGGGGAGTATCAATCTATGCGATTCAAATCGCTTCTGCACTAGGGGCAAGAGTTATTGTCACAACTAGCAGTGACGAAAAGGGCGAACGAGTAAGGGCTCTAGGAGCAAAAGAAGTTATAAACTATGTGAAAACACCGGATTGGGAAAAAGAAGTATTAAAGCTCACGGATGGTAAGGGAGCTCAGCATATTTTAGAAGTTGTTGGTGGAGATAGTATTAACCGTTCCATTGATGCTCTTGCACAACAAGGAAATATCTATGTCATTGGGTTCCTGAAGAGTATGATGGCAGAAGTAAATTTGTTTTCATTGTTGTCCAAACAAGCGCGTATACAAGGTATCTTTGTGGGGCATCGGAAAGCTTTCGATGAAATGAACAAAGAATTTAATGAACTGAACATTAAACCCGTGATTGACACAGTTTATCCCTTTTCTGATGCAATCCAAGCCTATGAGCATCTGGGTCGTGGAGCATTCGGTAAAATCGTAATCAAAGTATCTGAATGA
- a CDS encoding ArsR/SmtB family transcription factor: MDKINIFKSLSNDARLQILEWLKDPSDHFEPQDGIDLVEVGVCVSQITNKLNMTQSTASQYLSTLQKAGLIEATRLGKWTYYKRDEEAIRNLGIFIQTEL; encoded by the coding sequence ATGGATAAGATAAATATTTTTAAATCACTTTCAAATGATGCTCGGCTGCAAATCCTAGAATGGCTTAAAGATCCTTCGGATCATTTTGAACCACAGGATGGGATTGATTTAGTTGAAGTTGGTGTTTGCGTTAGTCAAATAACAAATAAGTTAAACATGACTCAATCTACTGCTTCCCAATACTTGTCAACCTTACAAAAAGCGGGTTTAATTGAGGCCACAAGGTTAGGTAAATGGACTTATTACAAAAGGGATGAGGAAGCCATAAGAAACCTTGGTATATTCATTCAAACAGAACTATAA